Within Quercus lobata isolate SW786 chromosome 5, ValleyOak3.0 Primary Assembly, whole genome shotgun sequence, the genomic segment TGTATCATAGTATATCATATTGTGGAATTGATGAGTGATATTACGATCAAAGTACTTTGATACATAATTAGTCATTTACCATATGATAGATATGCATCTTGAATTGTACTTATATAAGAAGGTTTATAGATGATTAATATTGAATAGAAGTTATTACTTAGGGAATGAGACCAAGGGAGTCAATTCTATATCGAAGATTGTTTTTATTTGACCATGGGAACGAATTATTTTAGTACCAATTGATATCGGTGTATCGTTTTAGGACTACcgctatttatatataattgtatttatttatgtaactatgactttgttaatttttatatttattaatataaaatttaaaatacttatATTTTATAAACCTAAATATTAGCCTAAGCATATTAACTAATATATTAACttaaataacatttaaaaaaaaataaaaataaaacaaataaaatttctaacattttttttttaatttttttagtgtacTAACCAAAACACTAATATCGGCTGAAACACTTGAAATATGATCAATATAACTAGTATAACTCggtatttttttagtatattttgGAGAAGTACTAGTACTAGTTTAATGGCAGATACAGTATATTTCTCTGGTATAGTTGGTACCAGTACGGTATAGACTTTTTTGAATAAGATACCTATCATAACTTCTTGAATTGTGAGTGCATAAACATGCTTTCTAGGAAATACAGATGAAACATAATCAATAACCGGcatattaaaaagaaacataaaagtacCAATCAATTAAATTCACTGTTCAAAACTAAAAggatagtatataaaaatagacAACTCAAAGGGAAAACACCATTGCATTCAATCAtttaattaccttttttttctttcaaaatcaaatcatttaaTTATTACCTAAGCTTTCCACTTCTTTATATGCATCTCCTATAAAACAAGAGAGCCACCAGTTCAAGCCAAACAAGAAACCAAAAGACCAtcatctcttttctctattttctagCCATGGAGGGCAAAAAAACCAAGGGAAGGCAAAAGATTGAGATGAAGATAATAGACAAAGAAAGTGATCGCATGGTTACTTTCTCAAAACGTAGGTCTGGTATCAACAAAAAAGCTAGTGAGTTGGTGACCCTGTGTGGTGCTGAGATTGGTATGGTATTTTTCTCACCAGCAGGAAAGCCGTTTTCATTTGGTCATCCCTCAGTTGAGTCTGTGGCCAATCGCTTCTTACAACAAAACCCTCCACAAGCCCAAGGTGATAGTACCCGCCCTTTAATGGAGGCTCAATGGAGGTTGAGAATCAATGCGCTCAACCAACAATGCGATGAGCTTTTCAGGCAACTCGAGGCTGAGAAAAAGCGAGAAAAGGTACTCCAGGAACTGAAAAAGGCAAGAGGAAGCAACGGCTGGTGGGAGGTTCCTACTAAGGAGCTTAACTTTCAACAGCTACAACAAATGAACGAATCATTGAAGGAGTTCCACAAAAATCTGTGCACTAGTATGAAGGAGAAGGTTATAGCTGGGTtaccctcttcttcttcttcttcttccacctTTCTTGCTGATATTCCTGCGCAAGGAGCCATCCCCTTTGCCCCTAATGACAATGGAACTAATCCTCCAAGCTTTCCTCCTGGCTATGGCTATAATTAAATAAGGGCACTTCTGGATCTATTTAGAGGGTATCTTTATTATTTCAGGTTTTAtaaaacttggaaaaaaaatggggggatctttctgtttttatttttattttggaatatGTAGTTTGGGATTCAAAGATCTTATGATTTGCtgcaaattatattatataacttccatattttcttgtttgtcaAAAATCGAAGCAGctttacttgtttgatcaaaAGAGATTCTCAAACACCAAAGTCAAGAGAGATGATACCATACATAACCCTAAAAAAACATAACCAGAGACCTACGAAAATTCCCTTGCTCTTCTTTTCAAGGCCAATGAAAGAgattgtaaaaagaaaaaaaaaataccatctCACTCGTAAATTAGGGGACACATTAACAATGTATATTTATGAATACTATCTTATGATTCTTATTACACAGTACAAATCCAGCCACTTAATTATGTTTTCAGTTGTCActaccagttttttttttaaattcgtCAACATGCTTATTAAGGAAAATTAAAACCCAAGGAATTGAGGACATAAACTTGTATTGGTTTTCCATTTTGTActtcacaaatcacaattaGCTAATAGTCtgatttttttctcccttttaaACTTTGGTtgcttttttataaaaaaaaaaaaccacaatgtTTTAAGGCTACAATTGGTGGAATAATTACACTATAGTTTGGGAGTACGATAATGTTATACTTTCTTTCTCACATAAATATCACTTATATAATGAttcttactaattaaatttcatGATTAGACTTACTATTCATGTGAGAGTAAAGAACACAACATTATTGTACTCCTAATTATTGTCATAAGTTTAGTTGTTACATATAgatagtttgtaaaaaatgttgtatatgtaaagtttgtatttttgaaaatacattaattttaaaaattgttatatgTACCAAGATATAACTATTACCACAATTTTAGAGATGACCTTAATTTaaggaatatatatttttaaggaataattattctttgTAAAATAAAGGGTCATGTAACTTAACTGATTAATACCGATTGATATTTCTAATGAAGGCATTGATAGTTCAAAACCTCCTACCCCCAACTaaagaattataaataaatcaCTAAAAAAACAGATAACCATTCTATTACAAGACTTATAATTATCACTATTCAAGGAAATTTATTGAGTAATAAATGTTTATGCTTCACAGTCTAATCTCTCTTATCAACTTCATTAAGTTGTCTCATTACCATGATAATGAAACCTTCTTTTCCATTAAAAGTATTCATTTATGACCTCTGTTGGgttccaaataatattatcacaaaaattagcaatccaaaataacaatcatacacaagaacacaaatattACGTGAaaaaccctttcttttttaagggaaaaaccACGAGGAAAACTCtgaataatttcattattatcaaatcaattacaataattcttgtATATGTCTCATGACTAAAGAAAAtctctcttgtttttctttactctcacacacactaattATTTCTCTCAAATGCTGCAACATTTTACTCtctcatttctattttcttcttcacGCACAACGCTCTCTTGGCTGTCTTCTTTTCTCTAGGCGGTCCACTCTTGgctgctctctctcttttttcttgtgCGGCTTCCTCTTTCTTTGCTCTTGCACATACTCTCCTTATGTCTTCTCGAAGGCAACAGCCCTTTGCTCTTTCCTTCCTCTTGCGTTCCTTCGAAGTGAAAATcccttttgttttctcttggtTTCATGCTCTATTTTTTCTCTCCCCAAAGGGAGGACCCATGGGCCAAAGCCAAAGACAAAgccaacaatttttttgtaacatTGTCTACTTATGAGACTTTTTTCATATTTCCTCTTGAACTAGGAatacattacttttttaacaaAGAATAGACTTCTCTTCCACACCAATGAATAGTCTTTTCTTTCACACAAGGGAATAAACTTTCCTTCTACACCAAGAAATAGTCATTCCTTCTACACAAAGGAAACCtaaattaactttttctttttcaactaGGAAACCTAATTAACTTTTGTTGAGGGAAGAAATTGATGTCTCTGAATGAAATATTAGGAAACCAAACCGAGACTCAACCATGGGCTCTTGAGATGACACCTATAGGCTTTCGGTATGATGACAAGCCTATCCAAGCAAGAAGAAACAAGAACTACACttaacaaaacaacaacaaaggcCCAATAAAAAATACGTTACAATACTTAATTAGTATATTAGTGGTCCTGTTTTGATAGTCCAAGGGAAAAAGAATTCTCCAGCGGTAAGGGTGAAGTTGTTCTTAAATCCAAAGGGTAAATTGTCCAACAGTAGGGGTGGAATTACACGGTCCAACTATCAATAATTAGATAGATTTAAGCAAATTTTAGGTCCTTATGTGTCTCATTCAAGAGGAATTTATTGTGCTTTCAGCCATTGTTACATCAATGTGAGGAAAAAGTTTGATCGTTACAAATACATCATACCCTTCAAcagtaaagtaaaaaataaaaattaaaggctCCATAGGAAGAAAAAATGGAGGATTAATTGGCTTGGtgtgaagggagagaaaaaccCCCAGCTCAGTGCAGCAAATTTTTAAGCTAAGACTTTAGTGAGTGTAAATTTGTAAGGCACGAATAAGATGAATATGGGCTGCTTTTGAATTAGTAAGATGGGGTTGATGCTAAGACTGAAGTCTTTTATGGGTAATAGGCTATTTGTGGTTAGTTAGAAGAGATTTATGAGCTGTGGTAGTGTAAAGGGAGGAGAAGAATGTCTGGGATCAGATGGGTATGGGTTGAAAGTGATGGATGGTAAGCTAGAAGAAAGTTGAACCACTAGTAAAAATGGCCAATGAATTTCAGAGTCTCAGAGGGGTGGCttggttggtttttttggtTAGCTTGCTTGtgcttttataatggagttttcagAGAAGCATTTATTGACAAAGCTCCAAAAAATGTGCGACCACTCAGAGGTGATGAATCAAAGTCAAGCTTCCCTGGGATTTTTGCTTAGAAGTAGGAAAATCCATTTAGGGGGTTGCTTTGcttttttgggtaatgatgggattttagagctttttgcattaaatgccagGATTCTTGGGACTGAGCTTAATTATTGTGATTTGAGGCGTGTATCATGAGTGAATCCTAATGCTGCAACTGAGATTTGGACCCCTGAGAAGTAAGATTTAACACCCCAACCCAGGTGCTAAGTTCTAGTCTACTTCAGGGGGGTTTCGCTGGAGATctctttatgccctccaaaccacatgttcccaatttttccctttttggattcatgggcttggcacatgaatcacgttttgaacattttttagtatttttaacatcaGTTTGTTGGAGTTTGAATAATTTGTTTTCAGCTCCCCTTCCGCTAGAGGTGCTGTTTTGAGGAAGATGATAGAGTTCCATCATTCTTTAGACTTCTGCTGATATGACAGCCCTTGGGCACTGTTCACGTCAGGTAGCGGGTGACAGAAAACTGATGGGATAGCCTTTAGTCCATTCTCAAAGGTTTGGTTCCCTTGTATGAGTCCTTAGTTGCTCTTTTTGGTTAGGAATGAACAAGGGTTGTTCTCCTTTGCCTACTACTGGtgttttttgcttgggcttgctCTCATGGGCTAGGTTGTGTGCACATATTGCCATGGGTTTTCATTCCTCATGgacttttattagtaaatattttttgagtttttcataaATACTTGCAATGGGTCTTTGGGCAATTTGTTGTAATGTTTGAAATAATAGGACAAGTTTTaaaatacttttgtaaataaCATTACTTTGACAAATTCTATGTTGCAAGTAATGTTCATTGTTTCTAATAATTGCATCATGACTTAAATGATGGTCTTGTGGATTTGAACGTTTACCATGAGTGTTGAAGGTGTATATTATGGATAAATGATGTCCATGTATTTCATGAGTTTTATAATACAAGAACATAATCCTCAAGATAGCTCTCAATGAGTTTTTTCATAAGATGATTGTCATGGTAACATTTTAAcatgatattttttctttgccaaGCGTTGATAATCTTggactcttttctttttgatgaagtagtgccaatgaaaattgggctttgatgttgccaataagaattgagttttgatattgccaatgagaattggactttgatgttgccaataagAATTGAGCTTTAATGTTTCCAATGAGAATtggctttgatgttgccaataagaattgggttttggatgAATGAATTGCCATGGgtttgaatcatgggctttgattatggatttgaattccactgataaaattgttttgccatggacttgaatcatgtgcttttcaaatattgccaagtataagtattcttgggctttaaataTAATAAGGTGTGTGTATTTAAAAGTGAATAGGTGgtacttaaataaaattaggtgtaatAAAAAGAAAGTACCCTAACAACTTTCTAAGTcacaattagaatttgagaCAATTTCCCAACAATCTCATCATCGCCTAGATATATAAAGGTTCTAATGTTCCCCTTGAAAATCTTTTTCTTCGAAATTAGTCCCTTgctttttttgaataatttattttgacttCCACACCATTTTTTGTCACAAGTTGTGACCACATGAATTCGTATTTTTAGTGGAAACTTTTtctcaaaagttaaaaatggctattattttgagaaatcttTTTGTGGTAATTTAtatttgttagaataatggtcAAATGATTAAACTTATtatttcttaactttttgagattttggggcatttgataatctatatatataataataggtaaagttaagagaaactcaaataaaaattccaaattagagttccaattttgcaccatatgtcctaaattatttattcttaaagagttttatttcttaattttagaatcaaatgcaagaccacatcataaatattcatccaagtgagttattaagtacaaaaatcaaagggtttagaataaatgaatcataaaaaaaacaaaaaaaaaaaatttaaaagtgtttcacaataaaaaaaaaaaggggggacaatttacattttatatctaataatatccttacaaaaatttttaaagagttaacaaaatataaaaatgactatcaatagtatttaaattatatatatataacttatattatgcatcttattgtatatctttaagtgtatccatgcatatgcatagagtTACAAACTAGTTCACTATAATATTAGAGAAAGAGGTTTTGAGTTTAATTTTAAGTATTTGAACAACTAGTAATTTATCAATATCAATAATGTCAAAAAAATGGGCATCCTATATTGGATCTCCTCCATGTTTTTAATTACAGACAATTAAGACTTTAACCTTTCATCAattctttgtttgatttatcttatttctctgtttttttttttttcccctaatcaCTATTAACTACTCAAATTCTTGTTCCTTCCATTGatattcttttattctttgtttgattCTCGAGAAAGCAAAGGAATTATATGAAATCAATTTAGTTTATCATTAGGTCTTTGTTTAGGTTAGTTCTACAAAATTTTGTCCGAAGTGTGCTTTACATTGTCTTTTGTTTGACTAATTGGTGTAATGAGCGGTTTATgaatttttcaagttttgttaaAAGAGTACGTGTGGGTCTTACATATTGTGAATAAGAGGTCTCACAAGATCCTTCTTGAGATACCTTGTTGTTATTGAGGAAAATATCTTAAGAGATGACCTCATAAAATTCATTCTCTTGTTATTGGTGCTAGTGTTAggtattgtttattttttttaaagggtttttttattagtattagCTTTAATAATTTTACTGTTTTTGAGTCAATAATTAGTGTTTGAGATaaactactttttattttgtttgttttacaaAAACAAAGCTATCAGAGTGGTTGAGTAGCTCTTatcacttaattaatttaatcacTACGGTAaaataatgaaacttttttGATTACGCACTCTATGAAAAGAATGTTTGGGGTGTGGGGGGGGGCTGGGTTCTCATTCTTAACCCTAAacttttttaactcaaaaaccTAAATCCTAAGCCCTAAACCCTAAATTGCTACACCTATGTACCCTTATACCCAGTAAAACCTATACAATGTTTTCacatatttcaattttctaatagtggttgataattttttactaaaatttttgtatCTAGTATTCCTCCATTCtcctttcttaaaaaaaaaaaataataataaataataataataataataataataataataataataataataataataaacctatcaagaaaaaaattcttatagtTTATGAGTGATTAAAACATGTAATTTTCGCAAAGCATGCATATGTTAATTGATAAAAGTTGGGTTCAGCTTGTTATTAAACAATTATTAGAGTATCAAAAAGGTGTGGATGATCAGTTCCTAGATATTACATTTACATGTCCAGGGTAGAGGATACAATGAGATGATATTCATGATGTTACATTTACATTTCAAATGGTTTCAAGACATGATGCGGATTAAACTAACATTTGAAATGTTATTTAACATCTAAAGAGGTGAGCATTGTGGGATACATCTTATGGTGGAGATGATCAATTGAATACTCGAGATTCTAAGCAACCGAATGTTGAAGCTCAGAAGCTTTTATGATTGTTAAAGAATTATAAGCAGAAATCATATCCAAATTATGAGGGTAATTATCATTTGTTAGATTAggtaaaatgaaatattaaaaatcttttttttttcatttttataaaaaatatttttatataaatttagtacaaaataagttaaataaccatataattactattttataaataattaatgcactttttatagataattaataCATGAAAATCAATGCATTTGTCTCATTAATacatagcaattttttttttttgagacatatacaataataatgaattttgtagTAAGCCAATAAGTTATTAACAACtgtcttttattattataatttaatgtGCATTATAGCTCATAATTGAGCATTTATTAATTCTTAGTCTATGCTCATTAAAAAGACccttatttttatgtattaacCATATAATTAATTATGAGAAATGCTAAATAGTGCCCTTAGGGTACTGGTTAAGAATCTAGTTAAAGAAAGTtcttatggggaaaaaaaaaacaattaatattttgacagctttgttcatttcccataaaagtgatgtcaaaactttcctaaaatggattgttaatgagtgcccttaggaTACTCGTTAGCGTGAcccaattattatttataaataattaatgcactttttatagataattaataCATGAAAACCAATGCATTTACCTCATTAATACATATTTATGAGGCAAATGCATTGATTTTCATGtattaattatctataaaaaagtgcattaattatttataaataataattatatggtTAATacactaaataaaaataagggtCTTTTTAATGAGCATAGGCTAAGAATTAATAAATGCTCAATTATGAGCTATAATGCACAttaaattataacaataaaagacagttgttaataatttattggcTTACTACACAATTCATTATTATTGTATGTGCTTTTTtggatatatcatatatgtgtACAGGTTGactttatttcttgaaaaatgtataaaaat encodes:
- the LOC115990805 gene encoding agamous-like MADS-box protein AGL61, whose protein sequence is MEGKKTKGRQKIEMKIIDKESDRMVTFSKRRSGINKKASELVTLCGAEIGMVFFSPAGKPFSFGHPSVESVANRFLQQNPPQAQGDSTRPLMEAQWRLRINALNQQCDELFRQLEAEKKREKVLQELKKARGSNGWWEVPTKELNFQQLQQMNESLKEFHKNLCTSMKEKVIAGLPSSSSSSSTFLADIPAQGAIPFAPNDNGTNPPSFPPGYGYN